One Nicotiana tomentosiformis chromosome 1, ASM39032v3, whole genome shotgun sequence genomic window, AGCTCCAAGGAAAACACTTCAATAAAGTTGTTCAAAAATCATATGAATGCAAAAATCATTCAGTTCTACCTTGCTTCTCTTGTGTTTGTGAACGTCATTAAGATCCTCTCCATCATGCTTCCTTTTCTGGGATCAATTAAAATATCATAATCAGTCACCGCTATAAATACAACAGCTTTCAATTCTGTGAAGTACCACTGTTGCTTCTTGCTAAAGTTCTAAACTCGTGCAAATATTGGTGATTTTCAACAAGCAGCTCAAGAAGAAGGTAGATAAGCATCACCGAACAAGAACATAAAATGGCAAGGGAAAAAAAACAAGTTTCGCAAATAAAAGTTTACAAAGTCAACCTCTCATCTAATTCAGTACGTTGACAAAACGATGAGGTTAACAGATTCAAAGTTCAGGTTACCGCGATAGGTTAGGAGAGAGAGGATAGCTTGAGTCATATCAAAGCTGCAGCAGCAAGAAAGAGTTTTATGCTGATGTGAAAGTGTCTTAATAAACTAAACAGTCTAAACCATACATCAAACACAACTTTTTGCCTCATTAACCAAAAAGCCGGGCAACAGTTCATTTCACAGGGTCCTGGTCTCATTTTTCAAGAAAGATAAACCTTTATGTCCTTGACTTTCTCCCTGCGATCCTATAAAGGCAACTGACAACACAAAAGGATAACGAACTCAATAGCATCATATGATCCAGTGAAATTCAAGCAAGAGTAACTTTCAGCAAAGTTCAAATGTCACAAACGACAAAGTAAAATTTTATCATCTTTAGACAATGCTATTAAGAAAAGACAAATATTTAGCAAATTAATTTGAAAGAGCTGTTCTTTGAACCATTCATCTAAACTATTTCATATTAAAAAAGCATATGACGTGTATAGTAAGAATCAACACATTGCACCAAATATCTCAAGGTTGACTAGAGGGGGTTGCTCAGATGGTCAGCACCCACCACCTACAACCCCAGGGTCGTGGGTTTCGAGTCACCAAAGGAGAAATAGCTCCAACAAAGGGGGGCCAAAGGGGAATCAAAGGGGAGGGAAAAAAATATCGCAAGGTTTTGCTAGTAGCAGACCTTCTCATGATGTTTCTTCGAATGATCAGCACCAGAATCATGATGACCACTTTtatctctctttttctctttatCCTTGTCTTTGCTTCGATCTTTATGCCGATGTTTGTGTTTCTTATGCTCTTTGTCCTTCTCCTTGTCCTTATCTTTGTGCTTTTTATGCTTCTTATCCTTGTCTTTCGACTCACTTTTAGATTTTCCAGCTACAGTTGGGACGCCTTTCTCAGACtatgaaaaaaaaagttaaaacatTACTTAAAAGATGCTGACACAAACGAAATATTGTCGCTCAAGCTTCACTCAGTAAATTTCTTACAGGAGGCAGAACAACTGGAGCCGCTTCACGTAGTTGAAAAGCTTCTCCAAGAACATCTAGGTCAAATGGCTGGATGCGGGAACTCGTCTCTCTTGACAAGGAAGTTTCCTGTATAAGCTGATCCAACTGCATCCCTTCCCCTTTCCTAATTTCTGTGTCTCCCACCACATTGTGAAGATAGTGAGTATCTGAAATAGACAACGGAAGTGACCTCTTGCAGAAGAACTCGTGATGAGGCAACAATTTGAAGTGACTGATAAGATCCACAGCACCTGCAAGTTCTCTGGGCCCTGGTGGTGCATTTTGACCAAATCAAAAACAGTTATAAACTAATTCTTGATTAAAAACAATAGGCATTTTAAAGAGAACCACATTAGAACCTGAATTTTAATTCATCATCAGAATATTAATAGATAAATCTAAGCCCTTTGAGAAACCCGATACTCTTTAGCAGTCCAGTATCTTTCCAGCACCTCACATGTGACTAAAATATCAACTACCTTTGCTAAAATTTAATCAACTTTGGCTTATAATAGTCACAATGATCCCGAACTTAAAGAATTTTAATCTGACAGCTAACACCATCCAGATGATGAAGGAAAATGCTTGAGAATACATTGCTCTGTGATATAAACTTCTACAAAATCTTATTCTATGATAAACAATTACGCCACATGTAAAGCCCCAAGGATAACATTAGCATTACTAGTCCTTTATCTTTCTCCCAAATGAACAAAGACAGATGTGTCCTTGTGCTGCAGAAGAACCACACAAAAATGAGAAAGCAGTAAAAGATCATTTCTACATCCGGAAAGAGATAACTGGCCCACACAACGAGGATTGCAAAAGCAGATAAATCAGCCAGCTGCAGATTTGAGCAAGATACTGACCAAATGAAGCATTTTACTGTAAATCAGAACCTAGCTATGCAAATAAAGACCCTCACAATATCAAATATCTGCAGTCTTACCTCTTCCAAAACTCTTGCTATCAGGATCCATCAATTAGCAACAAGTACGTGGGTACAGCATTATCTCCTGAAAAGTGTTGATAGGTTAGTAAAAGTTCAAAACTATCTTTTCTGGGAACATCAAGAGTACAGCACTGGAATTAAAACAAAATGGATTGAAAAAGCAGAAATTAAAAGATATAACAGTAATGTTGGGACCACCATACAGAACAAGGAGGTATTAAAAGGGTTCATCAACCTTTTTGGTATCTTGTCCAAAGAAAAGCAACCCGATGCTCTCATTTTGCATAAGCTCTACTGGTCTAACATAACCAAAATATGAAGTGTGGGGAAAAAGAATGCGACAAAACAAAGCTAAATCCAGAACAAAATTACAACCTTCTTTGGTGAAGCTAAATAGAGAATTCAGAATGTGGGTTCACGCAGAGATACATTCTTTCAGTTTCTAAAGCTCCACCTTCCAGGGGGTTGGGAAGTCTTACAGAGGACATCCACCGATACTTCGAAAAAGAAAGTGGAATAAAATGAAACTAAGAAACCAAAATCTACTAAGAGATGAAGTAGGCAAAAAATAATCAATATTCGGCACTATGCTTTTCACAAGATGTAGCAGGTTCTTTCTTTTTTAGATAAGTAAGGAGGCACGTTGTACCTAAGCAATGATGTCCACATCTACAATGGTAAGGCAGAAGAGAAAGATGAAAAAAGGAAGTGGTACTGGATGTCCAATCAGATTGTTAATGGGGAAACCAGGAAAAGTTCCCCCCATAAAAGAGAGAGAGGAATAAGAGAGAAAGCTACTTGTTTTTTGGAGACAATCACAAGGACAGGAATTGCAAACGATCAAGACATCAAAATTTTATACAAAATTAACAATGACATAGTTCCCAATTGCAAAAGATTGataatttcttttccttttaataATTAAATACCACATCATCTAAGCAGTGGAAGTACATGATACAACATTTTATTCTAAGCTTGAAATATGCCTGTCATCAAAACATGCAAAAACTGATACCCCACTAAACAACTCCTGATAGAGATTTTCTGCACTGCAAATATCTCACTAACAAAAAGCAGATGTGCAAACTCTTGGTGAACATCACTCAAAGAAATTGATTTTTCAATCATTCTCTCTTCATTCCGTATTCCTTTTCAACAGCTAACAGCAATTGTCACATTCCTCATTCAGCAAAATCTCATACTTACAAACTTCAATTAGCTAAAACCTCATTGCTATATTTGTAGAAATTCATTGTGCATCAGAGATGTCTCCCAAGAAATAGCAGATTATCAGCCTAAGTCAACATTTACAGACTATTACTTCACAAATATTACAGGATCAAGCAATTTAAGTTTTGACCAATAGCCATCACAGTACTCGCGCAACTTACCAGAACAATAAGACTACTAAAAGGAATAAGGTTAATTAAAGGGTAAGCGGAGAGTTGAACTCCGAACACCAACCAAAGTAGATAATTCCTGCCCTCCCTCAAATTCATTCACCACCTCCGCTACCAAAGTTCCCAAATTTAACATACAGAATATACGCAGTACTAAAAAATTTGGATACACACCAAAAGTTCAataattttaaaacaaaataGAACGTGGACGTTCCAAATCTCTAGTCATTTAACATATTTCTCTCACCAAGGAAACATCTTGATCTCAGAATTTAAACATCAATATAACCATTGGAACACATAATACGAGCAAAATTTCCAACTAGGAAAAAGGAGCTTACTCGATGAAACAGAGAGATCCAAGAGGTAAATGTGAGCTTCGCGATGCACAAATTCCAATCAAATATGCTCCAGAAGCAAGCAATTCAACTCAGGAATTAGGGTTTTAGCAATTGACCACAAGGCTTCGTCTTCGAATAAATAATTTGTTTCTGATACGCTCGTTCTTGAACTGAAATAAACCCTAATTCCTGTTTGGCATAAAATAGTTGAATAACGATTGGCTCAGGAAAGAAGAAAACGGACTTCTCGCTTTTGCTTCTATGATGATACTGTCAaccttattatattattattgtaattGTAATATTTTATTCTTAGATACTTTTCCTAAATTTCTAATTTGACGTTAACTGCCCCTGATCTGGACTATGTTGGAGGGAGCTTTCCGTCATTTCAGAGTACCATTGATGACGACGACTGACAGTTCTCCATGAAAGGAGGAAATAGAGGCCATGGGTTGGGCAGAAAATCTGTTTTTCTTAAACAAAATAGATGATAAATCGAATGTGATAAAATTATGTTGAATTGAGAATTTGagagattttatttattggattTGTTCCACGCAAATTTGGTTCAATCGAGCCCGTGAATATCTATAAAAAAAATTGTGCAAATTTGGTTCTATAAAAAAGAAACATTGTAACCTAAATACTCCGAATTAGCTGCTAGCAAGTACAATGTTCTGCCATTATAGAATGTTTGGGGATTATGTGTGACATTGTCTATCTGGTTTGAAGATTCTTATGACGCAATCATATTTCTGGTCGATATGCTACAAACTGAAGTAGATCAATGACCACACATAAAGGGGGAAATTTATATGAATATAGTATGACCTCTAAATTTTTTTCtttaacctatatatatatatatatatatatatatatatatataatatgccaGCGCTAATATAGCGTAAAATTGGGGCATCGGCGTGATTTTGAAACTCACTTCAAAATAGAGATATATACTGTTAAAATCGAGCCCTACCCAATTTTTCTGTCTGA contains:
- the LOC104092291 gene encoding mediator of RNA polymerase II transcription subunit 19a-like, giving the protein MDPDSKSFGRGPRELAGAVDLISHFKLLPHHEFFCKRSLPLSISDTHYLHNVVGDTEIRKGEGMQLDQLIQETSLSRETSSRIQPFDLDVLGEAFQLREAAPVVLPPSEKGVPTVAGKSKSESKDKDKKHKKHKDKDKEKDKEHKKHKHRHKDRSKDKDKEKKRDKSGHHDSGADHSKKHHEKKRKHDGEDLNDVHKHKRSKHKSSKIDEIGAIKVAG